One part of the Nitrosophilus kaiyonis genome encodes these proteins:
- the acs gene encoding acetate--CoA ligase — MENIPIFDPSEEIKKVARIKSMDEYWSLVEEAKKDYEGFWDRLAKEKIDWIKPYSKVLDDSNAPFYKWFIGGKLNVTVQCIDRHLQKRKNKAAIIWEGEPGDKRVITYLELYYEVNRFANLLKNRFGIKKGDRVVIYMPMIPEAAFAMLACARIGAIHSVVFGGFSAEALRDRIVDAQAKLVITADGAYRRGKPYLLKPVVDVALSKDCESVESVLVIRRNNEDISWHEGRDYDYNELIKNESGHCEPEIMDSEDPLFLLYTSGSTGKPKGVQHSQAGYILWAQLTMEWVFDIKEEDTYWCTADVGWITGHTYIVYGPLAAGATTMMYEGVPVYPDAGRWWRMIDEYKVNQFYTAPTAIRLLHKMGEDEPEKYDLRSLRILGTVGEPINPDAWMWYFNKVGGGKCPIVDTWWQTETGGHMISPLPGATPIKPGSATFPLPGIFAEIIDTEGNKKEPNEKGYLCITKPWPSMIRTIWNDPDRFVKSYFGTCKKDGKPVYFSGDGAIYDEDGYIWITGRMDDVINISGHRLGTAEIEAAIGHHPRVAECAVVGKPHEIKGESVFAFVVLKDDEGIADEVELTKEINEVITKDIGPLAKADEVAFVPGLPKTRSGKIMRRILRAIAKGEEIKQDTSTLEDPSVVEKIIQIVQK; from the coding sequence ATGGAAAATATACCTATTTTTGACCCAAGTGAAGAGATTAAAAAGGTAGCAAGAATAAAAAGTATGGATGAGTATTGGTCTTTAGTTGAAGAGGCCAAAAAAGATTATGAAGGTTTTTGGGATAGGTTGGCTAAAGAAAAAATTGATTGGATAAAGCCTTATAGTAAAGTCTTAGATGATAGCAATGCGCCATTTTACAAATGGTTTATCGGTGGTAAACTAAATGTAACTGTGCAATGTATCGATAGACATCTTCAAAAAAGAAAAAATAAAGCTGCAATTATATGGGAAGGCGAGCCAGGTGATAAAAGAGTTATTACATATTTAGAGCTATATTATGAAGTAAACAGATTTGCAAATCTACTTAAAAACAGGTTTGGAATAAAAAAAGGCGATAGAGTTGTAATTTATATGCCAATGATTCCTGAAGCTGCTTTTGCAATGCTTGCATGCGCAAGAATTGGAGCAATACATTCTGTTGTTTTTGGCGGTTTTAGTGCAGAAGCCCTTAGAGATAGAATAGTTGATGCTCAGGCAAAACTTGTTATTACTGCTGATGGAGCATACAGAAGAGGAAAACCTTATCTTTTAAAACCTGTAGTTGATGTTGCTCTATCAAAAGATTGTGAAAGTGTAGAGTCAGTTTTGGTTATTAGAAGAAACAATGAAGATATCTCTTGGCATGAAGGAAGAGATTACGATTATAACGAGCTTATAAAAAATGAAAGCGGCCATTGTGAGCCTGAAATTATGGATAGTGAAGATCCTCTATTTTTACTTTATACTTCAGGAAGTACTGGTAAGCCAAAAGGAGTACAGCATAGCCAAGCTGGATATATTCTTTGGGCGCAGCTTACAATGGAGTGGGTATTTGATATAAAAGAGGAAGATACATATTGGTGTACAGCTGATGTTGGCTGGATAACAGGACATACATATATCGTTTATGGACCACTTGCTGCAGGGGCTACAACTATGATGTATGAGGGAGTTCCTGTATATCCAGATGCTGGTAGATGGTGGAGAATGATTGATGAGTATAAAGTTAATCAATTCTATACAGCTCCAACTGCAATAAGACTTCTGCACAAAATGGGAGAAGATGAGCCAGAAAAGTATGATTTAAGAAGTCTAAGAATTTTAGGAACAGTGGGTGAGCCAATCAATCCAGATGCATGGATGTGGTATTTCAATAAAGTTGGTGGAGGGAAATGTCCAATAGTAGATACTTGGTGGCAAACTGAAACTGGCGGTCATATGATAAGCCCTCTTCCTGGAGCTACTCCGATAAAACCAGGTTCTGCAACATTTCCACTTCCAGGAATTTTTGCTGAAATAATTGATACTGAAGGAAACAAAAAAGAGCCAAATGAAAAAGGGTATCTATGTATAACTAAACCTTGGCCAAGTATGATTAGAACTATTTGGAACGATCCAGATAGATTCGTTAAAAGCTATTTTGGAACATGTAAAAAAGATGGAAAACCTGTATATTTTAGTGGTGATGGAGCTATATATGACGAAGATGGCTATATTTGGATAACAGGAAGAATGGATGATGTTATTAATATAAGCGGTCATAGACTTGGAACTGCTGAAATTGAAGCTGCAATTGGACACCATCCAAGAGTAGCTGAGTGCGCAGTTGTTGGAAAGCCCCACGAAATAAAAGGAGAGAGTGTATTTGCTTTTGTTGTCTTAAAAGATGATGAAGGTATTGCAGATGAGGTTGAACTAACAAAAGAGATAAATGAAGTTATAACAAAAGATATAGGACCTTTAGCTAAAGCTGATGAGGTTGCTTTTGTTCCAGGACTTCCAAAAACAAGAAGCGGTAAGATTATGAGAAGAATTTTAAGAGCTATCGCTAAAGGTGAAGAGATTAAACAAGACACCTCAACTCTTGAAGACCCATCTGTTGTAGAGAAAATAATACAAATCGTTCAAAAATAA
- a CDS encoding tetratricopeptide repeat protein, producing the protein MIKEAIEYFENDEYEKALPLFKSLAKDGNSEAMYYIGMMYYEGWGVEKDLDEAINWWKRANRKGNLDAKYMLQTISTDSSVFGRE; encoded by the coding sequence ATGATAAAAGAGGCAATTGAGTATTTTGAAAATGATGAATATGAAAAAGCTTTGCCTTTATTTAAAAGTTTAGCTAAAGATGGAAATAGTGAAGCAATGTATTATATTGGAATGATGTATTATGAAGGGTGGGGAGTAGAAAAAGATTTAGATGAAGCTATAAATTGGTGGAAGAGAGCAAATAGAAAAGGAAATTTGGATGCTAAATATATGCTTCAAACAATTTCAACAGATTCAAGTGTGTTTGGAAGAGAGTAA
- a CDS encoding MutS-related protein — MEFKDLNELLNDKKKLLTQIYFELQQFFEKKYGQNTVVLMEVGSFFEVYEVNNEELKIGKAKEIAEFLNIQLTRKNKSILENSIANPLMAGVPNFALERYLNRLIQSKKYTIVLIRQKGEPPNVKRYLSNIISPGTNFDYQVEPTENFIVSLLIGENRGSYYAGYSAIDVTTGKCYVNEVFSTRDDKTYALDEIFNLLQTYNTSEVVITFEGEVDKEFIYNYLEIKNHYTYNENAQRLKISYQNELFSKVFSIKSILSPIEYLDLEKYPYASESLAFLLDFIIEHDPAIIEKLNRPIFLGNNKFVYLGNNALEQLNIISRDPNEMTLLKLLDFTSTPIGKRVLKERLLNPIQDKKELQRRYFLIESLIEDFPKFERILKQVYDIERILRRIKLKKAHPFEMNYLHSSLYSIEKIYNEAKKYNLNIENFSIEEVYNFRKELERIFNFENSAKYRRDQIDSNLFNPGVNIFIDKIEEDIKDVLSKLEKIKEHVSSFFEKDEGYVNIGWLDSEGFYINLTKNRFSIIEKELLESFILIDGKHLFLKEFNFKKLKNSVKISSSYIEDLSKEYITLHSRLISLVKKTYIEVLEDLEKLYSALLEKLITFIGELDFAITGAKSAKLYNYSKPEIVDENIIEFIALRHPIIESREENGIYIPNDIFLGRVEDIKHNHITIEASDSKDIKGILLYGINSSGKSSLMKSVGIATIMAQAGLFVPATYMRYSIVDKIFTRIVSKDNLYKGLSTFAIEMLELKNIFNRATSNSLILGDEISHGTETYSALSIVSAAIKRLSEIGSYFIFATHLHQLTELKVIKELKNIIFLHLGVTYDEENDKLIYNRKLEIGSGSTLYGLEFAKALHLDKKFLDYAYDIRKELTKSFNEIELLKKKRRSRYNKSVYLTKCAICNEIVEEVHHIKPKSMANSGFIEHFKANHKYNLIPLCSKHHKMVHEGKIIINGFVMTEEGLKLHYTEVEK; from the coding sequence ATTGAGTTTAAAGATTTAAATGAGCTTTTAAATGATAAAAAGAAACTATTAACACAAATATATTTTGAACTGCAACAATTTTTTGAAAAAAAGTATGGACAAAATACAGTAGTTTTAATGGAGGTTGGCTCTTTTTTTGAAGTTTATGAGGTTAATAATGAAGAGTTAAAGATTGGAAAAGCAAAAGAGATAGCAGAGTTTTTGAATATTCAATTAACAAGAAAAAATAAATCCATTTTAGAAAATTCCATTGCAAATCCACTTATGGCAGGTGTGCCAAATTTTGCTCTTGAGAGATATCTTAACAGACTTATTCAAAGTAAAAAATATACAATAGTTTTAATTCGTCAAAAAGGCGAGCCTCCTAATGTAAAAAGATATCTTTCAAATATAATCTCTCCTGGAACAAATTTTGATTATCAAGTTGAACCTACAGAAAATTTTATAGTCTCTTTGTTAATTGGTGAAAATAGAGGCTCATATTATGCTGGATATAGTGCTATTGATGTAACTACTGGAAAATGCTATGTTAATGAAGTATTTTCAACAAGAGATGACAAAACATATGCTCTTGATGAGATATTTAATCTTTTGCAAACATACAATACTTCTGAAGTTGTTATAACTTTTGAAGGGGAGGTTGATAAAGAGTTTATTTATAACTATTTGGAGATTAAAAATCATTATACCTATAATGAAAATGCTCAAAGACTAAAAATCTCTTATCAAAATGAGCTTTTTTCAAAAGTTTTTTCAATCAAATCTATTTTAAGTCCAATTGAGTATCTTGATCTTGAAAAATATCCTTATGCAAGTGAATCTTTGGCATTTTTGCTGGATTTCATAATAGAGCATGACCCGGCAATTATAGAAAAACTAAATCGTCCGATATTTCTTGGAAATAATAAATTTGTATATCTTGGAAATAATGCTTTAGAGCAGTTAAATATAATCTCAAGAGATCCAAATGAGATGACGCTATTAAAGCTTCTTGATTTTACCTCCACTCCAATAGGAAAGAGAGTTTTAAAAGAAAGACTACTAAATCCTATACAAGATAAAAAAGAGCTTCAAAGAAGATATTTTTTGATTGAGTCATTGATTGAGGATTTTCCAAAGTTTGAAAGAATCTTAAAGCAGGTTTATGATATTGAAAGAATATTAAGAAGAATTAAATTAAAAAAGGCTCACCCTTTTGAGATGAACTATCTTCACTCCTCTTTATACTCAATAGAAAAAATATATAATGAAGCAAAAAAATATAATCTAAATATAGAAAATTTCTCAATAGAAGAGGTTTATAATTTTAGAAAAGAGCTTGAGAGAATATTTAATTTTGAAAATAGCGCAAAATATAGAAGAGACCAAATTGATAGTAATCTTTTTAATCCAGGTGTAAATATTTTTATAGATAAAATCGAAGAGGATATAAAAGATGTTTTATCAAAATTGGAAAAGATAAAAGAGCATGTATCATCATTCTTTGAAAAAGATGAAGGATATGTAAATATTGGATGGTTAGATAGTGAAGGGTTTTATATAAATCTTACTAAAAATAGATTTTCAATCATTGAAAAAGAGCTGTTAGAGAGCTTTATATTGATTGATGGGAAACATCTTTTTTTGAAAGAGTTTAATTTTAAAAAACTTAAAAATAGTGTAAAAATAAGCTCAAGTTATATAGAAGATTTATCAAAAGAGTATATCACTCTTCATTCAAGACTAATATCTTTAGTAAAAAAGACATATATTGAGGTTTTAGAAGATTTAGAAAAACTATATAGTGCTCTTTTGGAAAAACTGATAACTTTTATAGGTGAGCTTGATTTTGCAATAACTGGGGCTAAAAGTGCAAAATTATACAACTATTCAAAGCCAGAAATTGTAGATGAGAATATAATAGAGTTTATTGCGCTTAGACATCCAATAATTGAATCAAGAGAGGAAAATGGAATATATATACCAAATGATATTTTTTTGGGTAGAGTAGAAGATATTAAACATAACCATATTACAATTGAAGCAAGCGATTCAAAAGATATTAAAGGTATTTTGCTTTATGGTATAAATTCAAGTGGAAAAAGTTCATTAATGAAAAGTGTAGGTATTGCTACTATTATGGCGCAAGCCGGGCTTTTTGTGCCTGCGACTTATATGAGATACTCAATTGTTGATAAGATTTTTACAAGAATAGTTTCAAAAGATAATCTATATAAGGGTCTCTCAACATTTGCAATTGAGATGTTAGAGCTTAAAAATATATTCAATAGAGCCACATCTAACTCTTTAATTTTAGGTGATGAGATAAGTCATGGAACAGAGACATATTCAGCTCTATCCATAGTGAGTGCTGCAATTAAAAGGCTTAGTGAAATTGGAAGCTATTTTATATTTGCAACTCATCTTCATCAACTAACAGAATTAAAAGTAATAAAAGAGTTAAAAAATATTATTTTTTTACATTTAGGTGTAACTTATGATGAGGAAAATGATAAACTTATTTACAATAGAAAGCTTGAAATTGGCAGCGGAAGCACTTTATATGGTTTAGAGTTTGCAAAAGCTTTACATCTTGACAAAAAATTTTTAGATTATGCTTATGATATAAGAAAAGAGTTGACAAAAAGTTTTAATGAGATTGAGCTTTTAAAGAAAAAAAGAAGAAGCAGATACAATAAAAGTGTATATTTAACAAAATGTGCAATATGTAACGAAATAGTTGAAGAGGTACACCATATAAAGCCAAAATCTATGGCAAATTCTGGTTTTATAGAGCATTTTAAAGCAAATCATAAATACAATCTTATTCCTCTTTGTTCAAAACATCATAAAATGGTTCATGAAGGAAAAATTATCATAAATGGTTTTGTTATGACAGAAGAGGGTTTAAAACTACATTATACTGAGGTGGAAAAATGA
- the pyrF gene encoding orotidine-5'-phosphate decarboxylase — protein sequence MKLCVALDLPTKDENIKLARNIKDFDIWLKVGLRSYIRDGKEFIQELKEINSNFNIFLDLKLYDIPNTMADAAEEIAKIGVEMFNIHASAGKEAMNMVMQRLKTFEKRPLVLAVTVLTSFDEKSFKYIYNDSIENKANQFSIDAYKAGLDGVVCSVFESKKIKELTSKDFITLTPGIRPFGEDKGDQKRVADLKIAKENLSDFIVVGRPIYKSSNPKEIVEKILTNL from the coding sequence ATGAAGCTTTGTGTTGCTTTAGATTTACCAACAAAAGATGAAAATATAAAACTAGCTCGCAATATAAAAGATTTTGATATTTGGCTAAAAGTGGGGCTTAGAAGCTATATAAGAGATGGAAAAGAGTTTATACAAGAGTTAAAAGAGATAAATTCAAATTTTAATATTTTTCTTGATTTAAAACTTTATGATATTCCTAATACAATGGCAGATGCTGCTGAAGAGATTGCTAAAATTGGTGTTGAAATGTTTAATATTCATGCCAGTGCTGGCAAAGAAGCTATGAATATGGTTATGCAAAGACTTAAAACTTTTGAAAAAAGACCACTTGTTTTAGCAGTTACAGTCTTAACATCCTTTGATGAAAAAAGTTTTAAATATATTTATAATGACTCTATTGAGAATAAAGCAAACCAATTTTCTATTGATGCTTATAAAGCTGGACTTGATGGTGTTGTATGTTCTGTATTTGAGAGCAAAAAAATTAAAGAGTTAACAAGTAAAGATTTTATCACTTTAACTCCTGGTATTAGACCTTTTGGTGAAGATAAAGGTGATCAAAAAAGAGTAGCTGATCTAAAAATTGCAAAAGAGAATTTAAGCGATTTTATAGTTGTTGGAAGACCAATATATAAATCTTCCAATCCAAAAGAGATTGTGGAGAAAATATTGACAAACCTTTGA
- a CDS encoding sensor domain-containing diguanylate cyclase — protein sequence MKSLKEEIFRRTVFITVLMILLFGFFISTIFYRTQTENINNFIKTKNSELEYFIKSYFIKMYNAIEYLSQIREIRNAPFLKEKERQKVLELFKIFEKIDQDINYIYAGYNNGLLLINNYTPPPGFNPVIRPWYKAALKSFPNISQGIPYQEIKTKEWLVSISKALVDDKGKISGVVSIDTSMEKVIKKLNENKNITSLKNIIMKDDGTIIVANNKLYLGENFIKKYNISKNVLKKQGFFTYAENNHKKIGYINKVGKLNWYLITSINEYDIWYPTLLKTFIIIFIISLLSIFIGFFYSGFFSKEILNALHNLQYNLYAIIEGKTNKLKKTNYSYIEFADIAQNIESLTNNALYEKNKELTKLNQILLKMAIKDNLTELYNRNKLFEEIKKEILNFKRYKDPFCLIMFDIDHFKHINDTYGHDIGDKVLKETGKIIKNIIRSTDIAARWGGEEFMILCPHTSLKNGITLAKRLKESFENHDFGIDSKVTISIGIIEYENEKDTMKNILKKVDKKLYQAKKEGRNRYIY from the coding sequence ATGAAAAGTTTAAAAGAAGAAATATTTAGAAGAACAGTTTTTATTACTGTTTTAATGATTTTACTTTTTGGCTTTTTTATTTCAACTATTTTTTATAGAACACAAACTGAAAATATCAATAATTTCATAAAAACAAAAAATAGTGAACTTGAATATTTTATAAAATCTTATTTTATTAAAATGTATAATGCTATAGAGTATTTAAGTCAAATTAGAGAGATTAGAAATGCTCCTTTTTTAAAAGAAAAAGAGCGACAAAAAGTTTTGGAACTTTTTAAAATATTTGAAAAAATTGATCAAGATATTAATTATATATATGCTGGATATAATAATGGATTACTTCTTATTAACAATTATACTCCTCCGCCTGGCTTTAATCCAGTAATAAGGCCTTGGTATAAAGCTGCTTTAAAATCTTTCCCAAATATTTCGCAAGGTATTCCATATCAAGAGATAAAAACAAAAGAGTGGCTTGTCTCTATTTCAAAAGCATTAGTAGATGACAAAGGAAAGATAAGTGGTGTTGTTTCTATAGATACTTCTATGGAAAAAGTGATCAAGAAACTTAATGAGAATAAAAATATTACTTCATTAAAAAATATTATTATGAAAGATGATGGAACAATTATTGTAGCAAATAATAAACTATATCTTGGAGAAAATTTTATAAAAAAATATAATATATCAAAAAATGTATTAAAAAAACAGGGCTTTTTTACATATGCTGAAAATAATCATAAAAAAATAGGATATATTAATAAAGTTGGAAAATTGAATTGGTATTTGATAACTTCTATAAATGAATATGATATATGGTATCCGACATTACTAAAAACATTTATTATTATTTTCATAATTTCTCTTTTATCAATATTTATTGGATTTTTTTATAGTGGTTTTTTTTCAAAAGAGATATTAAATGCATTACATAATCTTCAATATAATCTTTATGCAATCATCGAAGGAAAAACAAATAAATTAAAAAAGACAAATTATTCTTATATTGAATTTGCAGATATTGCACAAAATATAGAAAGTTTAACAAATAATGCTTTATATGAAAAAAATAAAGAGTTAACTAAATTAAACCAGATACTTTTAAAAATGGCAATAAAAGATAATCTAACGGAGCTATATAACAGAAATAAGCTTTTTGAAGAGATAAAAAAAGAAATATTAAATTTTAAAAGATATAAAGATCCATTTTGTCTCATAATGTTTGATATAGATCATTTTAAACATATAAATGATACATATGGTCATGATATTGGTGATAAAGTTTTAAAAGAGACTGGAAAAATTATAAAAAATATCATCAGATCTACCGATATAGCAGCAAGGTGGGGAGGAGAAGAATTTATGATCTTATGTCCTCATACTTCTTTAAAAAATGGTATAACTTTGGCAAAAAGATTAAAAGAGTCTTTTGAAAATCATGATTTTGGTATAGATAGTAAAGTAACTATAAGTATTGGTATTATTGAATATGAAAATGAAAAAGATACAATGAAAAATATTCTTAAAAAAGTGGATAAAAAATTATATCAAGCAAAAAAAGAAGGAAGAAATAGATATATTTATTAA
- a CDS encoding SIR2 family NAD-dependent protein deacylase — protein MIKKAAKLIKEAEYLLITAGAGMGVDSGLPDFRGKEGFWRAYPIAKKLNLSFEELANPRWFKEDPHLAWAFYGHRLNLYRDTKPHDGFYKLLEIAKSKKDYFVFTSNVDGQFQKAGFNENKIYEVHGSIHYLQCLLPCADNIWSAKNLKIEIDMKNFKALNPLPRCPKCGEIARPNILMFGDFSWISKREDIQREYFESFLNRAYNNLAIIEFGAGTAVPTVRITGEQISKNFNAPLIRVNPREPNGADIELAMGAKEAIEKIYELGFQ, from the coding sequence ATGATAAAAAAAGCTGCAAAATTAATAAAAGAGGCAGAGTATTTACTTATAACTGCTGGTGCCGGCATGGGAGTTGATAGTGGTTTGCCAGATTTTAGAGGAAAAGAGGGTTTTTGGAGGGCTTATCCAATTGCTAAAAAATTAAATCTTTCATTTGAAGAACTTGCAAATCCAAGATGGTTTAAAGAAGATCCGCACCTTGCATGGGCTTTTTATGGTCATAGATTAAATCTATACCGAGATACTAAACCGCATGATGGATTTTATAAATTGCTTGAAATTGCTAAAAGTAAAAAAGATTATTTTGTTTTTACCTCAAATGTAGATGGACAGTTTCAAAAAGCCGGATTTAATGAAAATAAAATTTATGAAGTGCATGGATCTATACACTATCTTCAATGTTTGCTTCCTTGTGCCGATAATATATGGAGTGCAAAAAATTTAAAAATAGAAATTGATATGAAAAATTTCAAAGCGCTAAATCCTTTACCAAGATGTCCAAAATGTGGTGAGATAGCGAGACCTAATATTTTAATGTTTGGTGACTTTAGTTGGATAAGCAAAAGAGAAGATATACAAAGAGAATATTTTGAAAGTTTTTTAAATAGAGCCTATAATAATCTTGCCATAATAGAGTTTGGTGCAGGGACTGCTGTACCAACTGTTAGGATAACAGGTGAGCAAATTTCTAAAAATTTTAATGCACCACTTATTCGCGTTAATCCAAGAGAGCCTAATGGCGCAGATATAGAGCTTGCAATGGGGGCAAAAGAGGCTATTGAAAAAATTTATGAATTAGGTTTTCAATGA
- a CDS encoding sigma factor-like helix-turn-helix DNA-binding protein has product MSDCFEKMKEIVKDIKDSEERAKIINEFLDKNPHCNNEYTLSEIGQLLGITRERVRQIENKIFQKLKHPKYGKKLQEIVKEVLN; this is encoded by the coding sequence ATGAGTGATTGTTTTGAAAAAATGAAAGAAATTGTTAAAGATATAAAAGATAGTGAAGAAAGAGCCAAAATCATAAATGAATTTTTAGATAAAAATCCCCACTGCAATAATGAATATACTTTGAGTGAAATTGGACAGCTACTTGGTATCACAAGAGAAAGAGTTAGACAGATTGAAAACAAGATATTTCAAAAACTAAAACATCCAAAATATGGTAAAAAGTTACAAGAGATTGTAAAAGAGGTACTTAATTAA
- a CDS encoding tetratricopeptide repeat protein, translating to MLVIKLILVSLACLFFSFILKASEKGEYYFNNLQKCEKGIGSACTEIGFMYDKAIGVAKNDYKAVEFYSRGCDLDDQRGCVNLGVMWEKEQANLKRDEKKIMELFTTACEEDYGYGCYFLGLSYEEGQLIKKDTSKAYFYYNKACSLEVSDACTRVQEFDVENIK from the coding sequence ATGCTAGTTATTAAATTGATACTTGTAAGTTTAGCTTGTTTATTTTTTAGTTTTATTTTGAAAGCCTCAGAAAAAGGAGAATATTACTTTAATAATTTACAAAAATGTGAAAAAGGTATTGGTAGTGCTTGTACTGAAATTGGATTTATGTACGATAAAGCTATTGGTGTTGCTAAAAATGACTATAAAGCAGTTGAATTTTATTCTCGTGGGTGTGATTTGGATGATCAAAGGGGATGTGTAAACCTAGGTGTTATGTGGGAAAAAGAGCAAGCTAATTTAAAAAGAGATGAAAAAAAAATAATGGAGTTATTTACTACCGCTTGCGAAGAAGATTATGGATATGGATGCTATTTTCTTGGTTTATCATATGAAGAGGGACAATTGATAAAGAAAGATACATCAAAAGCATATTTTTACTATAATAAAGCATGTAGTCTTGAAGTATCGGATGCTTGCACAAGAGTACAAGAGTTTGATGTTGAAAATATTAAATAA